In the genome of Bacteroidota bacterium, one region contains:
- a CDS encoding PspC domain-containing protein produces MSDRKRLRRSTRNKMIAGVCAGLASWLGWDVTVVRVLFVVGSFIPVIPGFLVYLVLWIAVPSER; encoded by the coding sequence ATGTCCGATCGTAAACGCCTTCGTCGTTCAACGCGCAACAAGATGATTGCAGGAGTCTGTGCAGGGTTGGCTTCATGGCTTGGTTGGGATGTGACTGTTGTGCGCGTTCTCTTTGTCGTCGGGTCGTTCATTCCTGTGATACCGGGCTTTCTTGTATATCTTGTGCTCTGGATTGCTGTGCCCTCTGAGAGGTAG
- a CDS encoding DUF2911 domain-containing protein has translation MFHSLLKYIAAAIIAGFTAQEAAAQLETPQPSPKGKIEQKVGVMNVSVSYSRPGVKGRKIFGDLVPFGQEWRTGANEPTTITFSDPVKIEGQDLPAGTYSLYSIPQEQEWTVILNKKTSGPPRDTKEDAITLKIQPSRTANLVETFTINITDITTNAANLELAWENTVVKFRMEFDVDTKVMAAIKRTMENPLAAAANNYYQSASYYYSTNRELKTALEWVDKSLDINKNPYWVWRLKSQIQAALKDYKGAIVSAEMSKERAKAAGNEQFVKINEAAIAEWKGMK, from the coding sequence ATGTTTCACTCGTTGCTCAAATATATCGCGGCTGCAATCATCGCTGGCTTTACAGCGCAGGAGGCGGCAGCCCAACTGGAAACACCGCAACCGAGCCCGAAAGGGAAGATCGAACAAAAAGTCGGAGTCATGAATGTCTCCGTCTCGTATTCGCGTCCCGGCGTGAAAGGGCGGAAGATCTTCGGCGATCTTGTGCCCTTCGGACAGGAATGGCGGACAGGCGCCAACGAACCCACAACCATCACATTCAGCGATCCTGTCAAGATTGAAGGACAGGATTTACCCGCGGGAACATATTCCCTCTACTCCATTCCGCAAGAACAAGAGTGGACAGTCATCCTCAACAAGAAAACATCCGGCCCGCCGCGTGATACGAAAGAAGATGCCATCACCCTCAAAATACAGCCCTCGCGTACGGCAAATCTTGTCGAAACCTTCACCATCAACATCACTGATATCACAACGAACGCCGCCAACCTCGAACTGGCTTGGGAGAACACCGTGGTGAAGTTCCGGATGGAGTTCGACGTCGATACGAAAGTGATGGCCGCAATCAAGCGTACAATGGAAAACCCGCTTGCCGCTGCCGCGAACAACTACTATCAATCAGCATCGTACTACTATTCGACAAACAGGGAACTGAAAACCGCGCTCGAATGGGTGGACAAATCCCTCGACATCAACAAAAATCCCTACTGGGTATGGCGGCTGAAGTCGCAAATCCAGGCGGCACTCAAGGACTACAAAGGCGCAATCGTTTCGGCGGAGATGAGTAAAGAACGCGCAAAAGCCGCGGGCAACGAACAGTTTGTGAAGATCAACGAAGCCGCTATTGCGGAGTGGAAGGGAATGAAGTAG
- a CDS encoding T9SS type A sorting domain-containing protein has product MNTRMVFFMLVCAGTLHAQDFWEPVLPSGFALSFAANSQGYIYTTGFYRSTNGGTTWALINSGLQSGGIFVAVNPLNDDLFGSVGSKIFRSTNNGDSWTLQDSVTFHADGVRLTLNNQGILFGYADTLRRSTDNGITWTVIHSGLPFGQIPDLRVHPNGNLLLARKGDWLFRSTDNGNNWIAVTLPPIPPPPGPDADAIAFGSGDKVYVGDDGLGFLGSTNGGSSWTQLNNGLPNTFVWALAVTNGGDIFAGMANGGVYRSTNGGAQWDSINTGLNSQSRRIYSLFIAPSGHIFAGTTGGIYRSAQRVSYVGEGGKSFATQYSLSQNYPNPCNPNTTIRYQLPQTAVVVLRIYDILGQEVATLVNREIQAGNYDITWNAGGMASGVYFYQIHAGDFVQTRKLILIR; this is encoded by the coding sequence ATGAATACAAGAATGGTTTTCTTCATGCTCGTGTGCGCAGGAACGTTACACGCCCAAGATTTTTGGGAGCCTGTGCTTCCATCGGGCTTTGCTCTTTCGTTTGCCGCAAATTCACAGGGCTACATTTACACGACAGGTTTTTACCGTTCGACTAACGGAGGAACAACCTGGGCGCTGATAAATTCCGGTCTTCAATCGGGTGGCATCTTCGTTGCCGTAAATCCGTTGAACGATGATTTGTTCGGTTCCGTGGGAAGCAAGATCTTCCGGTCAACAAACAATGGAGACTCATGGACTCTGCAGGATTCGGTGACGTTTCACGCGGATGGAGTGCGATTAACTTTGAACAACCAAGGGATTCTGTTTGGATACGCAGATACCCTACGCAGGTCGACTGATAACGGAATTACATGGACTGTTATCCACAGCGGATTGCCGTTCGGCCAGATACCTGACCTTCGGGTTCACCCGAACGGAAATCTCCTTTTGGCACGCAAGGGTGATTGGTTGTTTCGCTCTACTGATAATGGCAACAATTGGATAGCAGTTACGCTCCCGCCCATACCGCCCCCGCCGGGGCCTGATGCCGATGCGATTGCATTTGGTTCCGGAGATAAAGTCTACGTGGGAGATGACGGGCTGGGATTTTTGGGATCGACAAATGGTGGTTCCTCATGGACACAATTGAACAACGGACTGCCGAATACATTCGTGTGGGCATTAGCGGTAACTAATGGAGGAGATATTTTTGCAGGGATGGCAAATGGCGGGGTGTACCGTTCCACCAATGGCGGAGCCCAATGGGATAGTATCAATACAGGTTTGAATTCGCAATCGAGAAGAATCTACTCACTGTTCATAGCACCGAGCGGTCATATCTTTGCAGGAACCACCGGGGGAATATACCGCAGCGCGCAGCGCGTGTCGTATGTGGGAGAAGGTGGAAAGAGTTTCGCCACTCAATATTCTCTCTCTCAAAATTACCCGAATCCATGTAATCCGAACACGACCATACGTTATCAGCTACCCCAAACGGCAGTTGTGGTGTTACGGATTTATGATATTCTCGGTCAAGAGGTCGCAACACTGGTGAATAGGGAGATACAGGCGGGAAACTATGACATCACGTGGAACGCCGGCGGGATGGCAAGCGGAGTCTATTTCTATCAAATCCATGCCGGTGATTTTGTTCAAACCAGAAAGTTGATTCTTATCAGATGA
- a CDS encoding T9SS type A sorting domain-containing protein produces the protein MKATLPVLICAAILVHNVLPAQFAQQGNKLVGTGAVGNAYQGRSVALSADGNTAIVGGDLDSNNAGAAWVYTRTGGMWTQQGNKLVGTGAVFNAGQGISVSLSSDGNTAIIGAYLDNLSAGAAWVFTRSGGVWTQQGNKLVGTGAVNGTFGAAQGASVSVSADGNTAIVGGWGDNNQAGAAWVFTRSGGVWTQQGNKLVGAGAVGNADQGQCVSLSSDGNTAIVGGLQDNLNAGAAWVYTRSGGVWTQQGAKLVGTGAVGNAQQGTSVSISWDGNTAIVGGYGDNSNAGAMWVYIRSSGVWSQEGLKLVGTGAVGSPRQGYSVSLSLDGNTAIVGGFGDSGNAGAAWVYTRGASGVWGQSEEVPQRFSLRQNYPNPFNPNTVITYDVAVSSRVLMSLYDALGREVRTLLDEEKTAGSYQIQFDASDLSTGVYYYQLRAGEFVETRKLIFLK, from the coding sequence ATGAAAGCAACTTTGCCCGTACTCATATGCGCTGCAATTCTGGTGCACAATGTTTTACCTGCACAATTCGCCCAGCAGGGAAATAAACTTGTCGGCACGGGTGCTGTAGGCAATGCATACCAAGGCCGGTCTGTCGCACTCTCGGCGGACGGAAATACGGCGATCGTCGGGGGAGATCTTGATAGTAACAACGCAGGCGCAGCGTGGGTGTACACACGCACTGGTGGCATGTGGACACAGCAAGGAAACAAACTTGTCGGGACGGGCGCAGTGTTCAATGCAGGTCAAGGCATCTCAGTTTCCCTCTCCTCGGATGGGAATACCGCCATCATAGGTGCATATCTTGATAATCTATCTGCCGGTGCAGCATGGGTGTTTACGCGGAGTGGCGGTGTGTGGACTCAGCAAGGAAATAAACTTGTCGGCACAGGGGCGGTGAACGGAACCTTTGGTGCAGCGCAAGGCGCCTCTGTCTCCGTCTCCGCGGACGGCAATACGGCTATCGTGGGTGGTTGGGGTGACAATAACCAGGCAGGAGCAGCGTGGGTGTTCACACGAAGTGGCGGTGTGTGGACTCAGCAAGGAAATAAACTTGTCGGTGCAGGAGCTGTAGGCAATGCAGACCAAGGACAATGTGTTTCCCTCTCCTCGGATGGGAATACGGCCATCGTTGGGGGTCTTCAGGATAATCTTAATGCGGGCGCGGCCTGGGTGTACACTCGGAGCGGCGGTGTTTGGACTCAGCAGGGAGCAAAACTTGTCGGCACAGGTGCTGTAGGCAATGCTCAGCAAGGCACTTCTGTGTCCATCTCTTGGGACGGGAATACGGCCATCGTCGGGGGGTATGGTGACAATAGCAATGCAGGAGCAATGTGGGTGTACATACGAAGTAGCGGTGTGTGGAGTCAGGAAGGGTTAAAACTTGTCGGCACAGGCGCTGTAGGCAGTCCACGTCAGGGCTATTCTGTTTCGCTCTCTTTGGACGGAAATACAGCCATCGTGGGTGGGTTTGGTGACAGTGGCAATGCAGGTGCAGCATGGGTGTACACGCGTGGCGCGTCCGGCGTTTGGGGCCAGAGCGAAGAGGTACCACAGCGATTCAGTTTGAGGCAGAATTATCCCAATCCATTCAACCCGAACACGGTAATCACATACGATGTTGCAGTGAGTTCACGCGTCCTCATGAGTCTCTATGACGCCCTCGGCCGTGAAGTGAGAACGCTTTTAGATGAAGAGAAGACCGCCGGATCATATCAAATCCAATTTGATGCGTCAGACTTGTCCACCGGAGTGTACTACTATCAATTGCGAGCTGGTGAATTTGTTGAAACAAGGAAGCTCATCTTCCTCAAATAG
- a CDS encoding DUF1670 domain-containing protein translates to MNHEQLHKRLSSKSVRQSIIMKLGRDFNLTPILAEAYFNQVQEYFLAHGQIDLATGQLHYLAIDENEPAGKPVALCKKISVKLSLHQPEEDLALYRKSGLRALRQHRIVRITNEARRLTLTCQPTKRADTWYHLILFEEDELPCFNKFTSSQLIVVHSGGQV, encoded by the coding sequence ATGAATCACGAGCAGTTACACAAGCGTCTCTCGTCCAAGTCCGTGCGACAGTCGATCATCATGAAGCTTGGACGCGATTTCAACCTCACCCCGATCCTCGCTGAAGCGTACTTTAATCAGGTCCAAGAGTACTTCCTCGCTCACGGCCAGATCGACTTGGCCACAGGGCAACTGCATTACCTGGCCATTGACGAGAATGAACCTGCCGGCAAACCTGTTGCCTTATGCAAGAAGATTTCTGTCAAGCTCTCCCTTCACCAACCGGAGGAAGATCTCGCCCTCTACCGGAAGTCTGGCCTGCGCGCCCTCAGGCAGCACAGGATCGTCCGCATCACCAACGAGGCCCGACGACTGACACTCACGTGCCAGCCCACTAAACGGGCCGACACGTGGTATCATTTGATACTATTTGAGGAAGATGAGCTTCCTTGTTTCAACAAATTCACCAGCTCGCAATTGATAGTAGTACACTCCGGTGGACAAGTCTGA
- a CDS encoding helix-turn-helix transcriptional regulator, whose translation MMKTSADLKADILLALAHPNRIRIIEYLRKDVRCNCELAPALELEQSNLSRHLKILVQAGILKSWKDGLRVNFKVTDERVFKILDISREIARKDVEKKVEALEEG comes from the coding sequence ATGATGAAAACCTCAGCAGATTTGAAAGCCGATATTCTCCTCGCTCTTGCACACCCGAACCGTATCCGCATTATTGAATACCTTCGAAAGGATGTACGCTGCAACTGCGAGTTAGCTCCTGCTCTCGAGCTCGAACAATCAAACCTCTCACGACACTTGAAGATTCTGGTTCAGGCAGGCATTCTGAAATCGTGGAAAGATGGGCTCCGCGTCAATTTCAAGGTTACTGATGAGAGGGTTTTCAAGATTCTTGATATCTCACGTGAGATTGCACGAAAAGACGTGGAGAAGAAGGTTGAAGCACTTGAAGAAGGGTAA
- a CDS encoding TM0996/MTH895 family glutaredoxin-like protein, with protein sequence MTIKVLGPGCMNCKTLERRTLEALEKSGIQATVEKVVDLDGIIAYGVMRTPGLVINERVVVQGRVPTVDQIHELIAAEARKVAAQ encoded by the coding sequence ATGACTATCAAAGTACTCGGACCCGGATGTATGAACTGCAAGACTCTTGAACGACGAACGCTCGAAGCGTTGGAGAAATCCGGCATTCAGGCTACAGTCGAAAAGGTTGTTGATCTCGACGGAATTATTGCATACGGCGTGATGCGAACACCGGGACTGGTGATCAACGAGAGGGTGGTTGTGCAGGGGCGAGTCCCGACAGTTGATCAAATTCATGAGCTGATTGCAGCAGAAGCACGTAAGGTTGCGGCTCAATGA
- a CDS encoding permease, translating into MKEWMKFSILAAAFALFYFAPIDAPVVLTALGAGLTLLQEYARLHVLTCLVPAFFIAGTIAVYVKKDAVLKLLGPTTKKYIAYPIASVSGGILAVCSCTILPLFTGIYKRGAGIGPAVAFLFTGPAINVTAILLTSSVLGWDFAIGRLIASMIISVIAGLIMAYVFRDHDSRNSANGFASGMSGDLPYSNTVVVLFLLLQLAVLVVFGLAIDPTMKAMILVLTIAAALSIVFLKFQKEHNVEWIGETWGLTKKILPYLFVGVFIAGIIEVIVPQEIVTGLVGENTLLSNAIASTFGAFMYFATLTEVPIIQKLMGLGMGRGPALTLFLTGNALSLPSMIVLFNVMGRKQAATYIITIMILSVFAGWMFGEFV; encoded by the coding sequence ATGAAAGAGTGGATGAAGTTCAGCATCCTTGCCGCGGCGTTCGCCCTTTTCTACTTTGCTCCGATTGATGCGCCTGTTGTGCTCACCGCTCTCGGGGCAGGACTGACGTTGTTGCAGGAATACGCAAGACTTCATGTTCTGACCTGCCTCGTTCCCGCCTTCTTCATTGCCGGAACGATTGCAGTCTACGTCAAGAAGGATGCGGTACTCAAGCTGCTCGGCCCGACAACGAAAAAGTACATCGCGTATCCCATCGCAAGCGTATCGGGAGGCATTCTTGCCGTATGTTCGTGCACGATTCTTCCCTTGTTTACAGGCATCTACAAACGCGGCGCAGGTATCGGGCCGGCGGTGGCGTTTCTCTTCACCGGGCCGGCAATCAACGTCACGGCTATTCTTCTGACGAGCAGCGTGCTTGGCTGGGATTTCGCCATCGGCAGATTGATCGCATCCATGATCATCTCCGTGATTGCGGGTTTGATAATGGCATACGTGTTTCGTGATCATGATTCAAGAAACAGCGCCAACGGCTTTGCATCAGGAATGTCGGGGGATCTCCCTTACTCCAACACTGTTGTCGTTCTCTTTCTTCTCCTTCAGTTGGCAGTATTGGTGGTCTTCGGACTTGCAATTGACCCGACTATGAAAGCTATGATCCTAGTATTGACGATTGCCGCGGCACTGTCCATCGTTTTCCTCAAGTTCCAGAAAGAACACAATGTAGAATGGATCGGCGAGACGTGGGGACTTACAAAGAAGATTCTCCCTTACCTCTTCGTTGGCGTGTTCATTGCGGGAATTATCGAAGTGATTGTGCCGCAGGAGATTGTAACCGGACTTGTCGGGGAGAATACGCTGCTCTCCAATGCCATCGCCTCGACCTTCGGGGCGTTCATGTACTTCGCAACGTTGACCGAGGTTCCCATCATTCAGAAGCTGATGGGACTTGGGATGGGTCGCGGCCCTGCACTGACGTTGTTCCTGACGGGAAATGCGTTGAGTCTGCCAAGCATGATTGTGCTGTTCAACGTGATGGGAAGGAAGCAAGCGGCTACATATATCATCACCATCATGATACTGTCGGTGTTTGCGGGATGGATGTTCGGGGAATTTGTGTGA
- a CDS encoding thioredoxin family protein, which translates to MNCIHHFILIGMLLLAGLDNLTAQSTSNTSHTNPKDKPQTPLVTFVELGSVKCIPCRQMQPVMKAIEEKYGEQIRVVFYDVLKDDQVQYADKYRIRVIPTQVFLDKDGKEFFRHEGFYPEAEIDKLLQKRGLKILKGK; encoded by the coding sequence ATGAACTGTATTCACCACTTCATTCTTATTGGAATGCTTCTTCTTGCGGGATTAGACAATCTGACCGCTCAATCAACATCCAACACATCACATACAAACCCTAAAGACAAGCCGCAGACGCCTCTCGTTACCTTTGTTGAGCTTGGCTCCGTGAAGTGTATCCCTTGCCGCCAGATGCAACCGGTGATGAAAGCCATCGAGGAAAAGTATGGCGAGCAGATACGTGTTGTGTTCTATGACGTCTTGAAAGACGACCAGGTACAGTATGCAGACAAGTATCGCATCAGGGTCATTCCCACACAAGTCTTTCTCGACAAAGATGGCAAGGAGTTTTTCCGGCATGAGGGATTTTATCCGGAGGCAGAAATCGACAAACTTCTTCAGAAGCGCGGTCTGAAGATCCTCAAGGGGAAATGA
- a CDS encoding cytochrome C biogenesis protein, whose product MLDELFIWLSTAIGGTFGVALLAAFGWGVISIILSPCHLSSIPLVVGYISSQGKDGIRRAYSIAFVFAIGILITIGLIGAITASAGRMMGDVGVWGNVLVAGVFFVVGLYLMDVISVSWNGFMPQTSFARGWKRALLLGLIFGIGLGPCTFAYMAPVLGVAFSVATTNMLEALSLITAFGIGHCAVIVAAGGTAGTVQKYLNWTERSKGATWLKRSAGVLVMLGGVYYISTAF is encoded by the coding sequence ATGCTTGACGAACTGTTTATCTGGCTCAGCACGGCAATCGGCGGGACGTTCGGCGTTGCCTTGCTTGCAGCATTCGGCTGGGGCGTCATCAGCATTATTCTCAGTCCGTGCCATCTCTCCAGCATTCCTCTTGTGGTCGGATATATCAGCAGTCAGGGAAAAGACGGAATCCGGCGCGCATATTCCATCGCTTTCGTATTTGCTATCGGGATTCTGATCACCATCGGATTGATTGGAGCAATCACTGCCTCAGCCGGAAGGATGATGGGGGATGTCGGGGTATGGGGAAATGTACTTGTGGCCGGAGTGTTTTTCGTTGTGGGTCTCTACCTGATGGATGTCATTAGTGTATCGTGGAACGGATTCATGCCGCAAACATCGTTTGCCCGCGGATGGAAGAGAGCGTTGCTGTTGGGACTTATCTTCGGCATTGGACTCGGTCCGTGCACATTTGCATACATGGCGCCGGTGTTGGGCGTTGCGTTCAGCGTGGCAACAACAAACATGCTGGAGGCACTCTCCCTTATTACTGCGTTCGGTATCGGTCATTGCGCCGTGATTGTCGCAGCGGGAGGAACTGCCGGAACCGTGCAGAAATACCTCAACTGGACCGAGCGATCGAAGGGTGCAACCTGGCTGAAGCGAAGCGCAGGTGTGTTGGTAATGTTGGGGGGAGTGTATTACATCTCTACCGCATTCTGA
- a CDS encoding winged helix-turn-helix transcriptional regulator, with product MRLTQVTQKIARCLADDAGLQVGEFNCLLHLYLEKPCCVRKLTEMLGIGSSSTSKLLRSLDRRGWLTRELDPVDRRMERVALTEQGVEAARQILLAADCIAVMLLGKLPDDRRVPFTECINTVTQHIKTISNHK from the coding sequence TTGCGACTTACCCAAGTAACCCAGAAGATCGCCCGTTGTCTGGCAGACGATGCCGGGTTGCAGGTGGGTGAATTCAACTGTTTGCTGCACCTGTATCTCGAAAAGCCGTGCTGCGTGCGCAAACTCACCGAGATGCTCGGCATCGGATCCAGTTCCACGTCGAAGCTTCTTCGCTCATTGGACAGACGGGGATGGTTGACCCGCGAGTTGGATCCTGTCGATCGACGCATGGAGCGCGTTGCCCTGACGGAACAAGGGGTAGAGGCGGCAAGGCAGATACTCCTCGCCGCGGATTGCATTGCGGTTATGCTTCTTGGAAAACTTCCGGATGACCGTCGTGTGCCTTTCACAGAATGTATCAACACCGTAACCCAACACATCAAGACGATATCCAACCACAAATAG
- a CDS encoding C-GCAxxG-C-C family protein produces MDQSITRKDFLRNGTKVAAGAALGVGTLHMLTGSQAHADKMVTPWPWPYQAVDVEAVRILGHDAFWEGKGCSYGAFHAIAAKLRLVLPDPWNQLPSEVMIYGHGGGVGWGATCGALNGPAALISLALTKARSDILISDMYGWYTQTLFPTDISNQYAVNHVFNDNRCDILLPQNAAGSPLCHPSVTEWCKTSSYLSDSLQRKERCARITGDVAAFAAQILNEELGGTFVPRYVPPAIIAACMSCHGTGPTNIVAAKMECTQCHGTNPHVSAVQHVGDPVPTYKLGQNYPNPFNPSTNLEFSIPKSETVSLSVYDVHGRLVRNLVTNETFSQGTFKTQWDGTNDAGMRVATGIYFARLSAGTFNAVQKMNLIK; encoded by the coding sequence ATGGATCAATCCATTACCAGAAAAGACTTCCTGAGGAACGGCACCAAGGTTGCCGCCGGTGCGGCACTCGGCGTCGGCACGCTCCACATGCTCACCGGTTCCCAGGCTCACGCGGACAAGATGGTCACCCCGTGGCCGTGGCCATATCAGGCTGTTGACGTTGAAGCTGTGCGTATTCTCGGTCATGATGCATTTTGGGAAGGAAAAGGATGCTCATACGGCGCGTTCCATGCAATCGCTGCAAAACTGCGTCTTGTGCTTCCCGATCCATGGAATCAACTCCCGTCAGAAGTCATGATCTACGGACACGGCGGCGGCGTGGGCTGGGGGGCAACATGCGGCGCGCTGAACGGACCGGCTGCTTTGATTTCCCTCGCTCTCACGAAGGCGCGTTCCGATATTCTCATCAGTGATATGTACGGCTGGTATACGCAAACGTTGTTCCCGACCGATATCAGCAACCAGTATGCGGTCAACCACGTTTTCAACGACAACCGATGCGATATCCTCCTCCCGCAGAATGCAGCAGGGTCACCATTATGCCATCCTTCGGTAACGGAGTGGTGCAAAACTTCGAGCTATCTTTCCGATTCCCTCCAGCGAAAAGAGCGTTGTGCCCGCATTACAGGTGATGTCGCCGCGTTTGCAGCGCAGATCCTCAACGAAGAGTTGGGAGGAACATTCGTTCCCCGCTATGTTCCACCCGCAATCATTGCAGCCTGCATGAGCTGTCACGGAACGGGTCCGACCAATATAGTTGCGGCAAAAATGGAATGTACACAATGCCATGGCACGAATCCGCACGTTTCGGCAGTGCAACATGTCGGTGATCCCGTCCCGACCTACAAGCTTGGCCAGAACTACCCGAACCCCTTCAACCCGTCCACGAATCTTGAGTTCTCGATTCCGAAATCGGAAACGGTGAGCTTGTCGGTGTATGACGTGCATGGCCGCCTTGTGAGGAACCTCGTTACCAACGAGACATTCTCACAGGGAACATTCAAGACTCAGTGGGATGGAACAAATGATGCCGGAATGCGCGTCGCAACCGGCATCTACTTCGCCCGTTTGTCAGCAGGAACGTTCAATGCCGTTCAGAAGATGAATCTGATAAAATAG
- a CDS encoding phage tail protein has translation MTAETWPLPKFYFLVNINGTDYPFQEVSGLDAEGQAIEYRHGDSKQFSTIKMPGIAKTGNVTLKKGVFVQDNNFWQWYSAIKMNSVKRSTIIIKLLDESGNPTMTWTLNNAFPTKITGTDLKSVGNEVAIETIELAHEGLKISTLPL, from the coding sequence ATGACAGCCGAAACCTGGCCTCTTCCAAAGTTTTATTTTTTGGTAAACATTAACGGAACAGATTATCCTTTTCAGGAGGTATCCGGACTGGATGCTGAAGGTCAGGCAATTGAGTACAGGCACGGCGACAGCAAGCAGTTCTCCACAATCAAGATGCCGGGTATTGCAAAGACAGGAAATGTGACGCTGAAGAAAGGGGTCTTTGTCCAGGACAATAATTTCTGGCAATGGTATTCAGCAATCAAGATGAACAGTGTCAAGCGCTCCACGATAATCATCAAACTGCTCGATGAGTCGGGGAATCCAACGATGACATGGACTCTGAACAATGCGTTTCCGACAAAGATCACAGGAACTGATTTGAAGTCGGTAGGTAACGAAGTAGCAATCGAGACGATAGAACTGGCCCACGAAGGACTGAAAATCAGTACATTACCACTTTGA